In Methanolobus chelungpuianus, the following proteins share a genomic window:
- a CDS encoding polysaccharide deacetylase family protein, with product MYGSIRQRPEVWKRFTANGDEFNQHSYVDSYCNLEKHDIREILSPDASMMLVENGLKVELPDERRFGVCLTHDIDDIYPPFHHTLLSMLHSVKGANLEQLKKHSLWRFNGKHESPYLNFREIMDIEEEYGAKSSFYFLTAEKDPRRFRYNIEDAGTYMGEIVDRGWEVGLHGGYYSYDNYEEMVREKQRLENVLGRPVIGFRNHYLRMKINQSWKMLSKAGFKYDTTLGFNNVVGFRNGMCHPFRPYDTEESRALDILEIPLNIMDIALFEYTDSFSQAWEMAKQILDTGAKYNGVITVLWHNNIFSSPNLKDWKKLYVKILDYCNQKNAWITSCGDMYEWWRNADINYP from the coding sequence ATGTATGGATCAATAAGACAGCGTCCGGAAGTATGGAAAAGATTCACCGCCAATGGTGACGAGTTCAACCAGCATTCATACGTTGATAGTTATTGCAATCTTGAAAAGCACGATATCAGGGAGATCCTTTCTCCGGATGCCTCCATGATGCTTGTGGAGAACGGGCTTAAGGTCGAACTGCCTGATGAGAGGAGGTTCGGGGTATGCCTGACACATGATATAGATGACATATATCCTCCTTTCCATCATACCCTTCTGTCGATGCTGCATTCGGTCAAAGGCGCGAATCTGGAGCAGTTAAAGAAGCATAGCTTGTGGAGATTCAACGGCAAACATGAGTCTCCTTACCTTAATTTCAGGGAAATAATGGACATTGAAGAGGAGTATGGCGCCAAGTCCTCCTTTTATTTCCTGACTGCTGAGAAGGACCCGAGGAGATTCAGGTATAATATAGAAGATGCCGGAACATATATGGGGGAGATCGTGGACAGGGGCTGGGAGGTCGGGCTCCATGGTGGTTATTATTCCTATGATAACTATGAGGAGATGGTCCGGGAGAAGCAAAGGCTTGAAAACGTCCTTGGCAGGCCTGTCATAGGGTTCAGGAACCATTATTTGAGAATGAAGATCAACCAGTCATGGAAGATGCTCTCAAAGGCAGGCTTCAAGTATGACACTACATTAGGCTTTAACAATGTTGTAGGTTTCAGGAACGGGATGTGCCATCCTTTCAGGCCATACGATACCGAGGAAAGCCGGGCACTGGATATCCTGGAGATACCTCTGAACATAATGGATATAGCCCTTTTCGAATATACGGATTCTTTCAGCCAGGCCTGGGAGATGGCAAAACAGATACTTGACACGGGGGCCAAGTATAATGGTGTAATAACTGTGCTGTGGCACAACAATATTTTCAGCTCACCCAATTTAAAGGATTGGAAAAAGCTCTATGTGAAGATTCTTGATTATTGCAATCAGAAAAATGCCTGGATTACCAGTTGTGGGGATATGTATGAGTGGTGGAGAAATGCAGATATCAATTATCCATGA
- a CDS encoding DUF354 domain-containing protein, producing the protein MKVLIDIGHPAHVHFYKNIAWAMQKNGHEVLVTAREKDVTVDLLDSYGFNYEVLSRMGSGKGNLMKEWAGRDMKLLKVAYKFDPDVLTGILNPCVAHVAWLMHKKSLIFTDTEHAKLANRATLPFADMVFTPTSYVTDIGKKQIRYNGYHELAYLHPAHFRPDPDFLLSLGLDRNERIIVLRFVSWGASHDVGQHGVTNKLEMVRELGKYGKVFITSEQKLEPELEQYRIHLRPDKLHDLLYYASLYVGDGGTTAVESAILGTPSIYVSSLVGTMGNFTELEEKYGLMYSFNDSGQALQKAVEILNNKHAKQEWDKKKDDLIRDKIDVTGFVVAYMDFISSQSRK; encoded by the coding sequence ATGAAAGTTCTAATTGATATAGGACATCCTGCGCATGTCCATTTCTATAAGAATATTGCGTGGGCAATGCAAAAGAACGGCCATGAGGTACTTGTCACCGCCAGGGAGAAAGACGTTACTGTCGATCTGCTTGATTCCTATGGGTTCAACTATGAGGTCTTAAGCAGGATGGGAAGCGGTAAAGGGAACCTGATGAAGGAGTGGGCCGGAAGGGATATGAAATTGCTGAAGGTAGCTTATAAGTTCGATCCCGATGTTCTCACTGGCATACTCAATCCGTGTGTGGCCCATGTTGCATGGCTGATGCACAAAAAATCACTGATCTTTACGGATACCGAGCACGCAAAACTTGCCAATCGTGCAACTCTTCCTTTTGCTGATATGGTATTCACACCAACTTCCTATGTCACTGATATCGGGAAGAAGCAGATTCGCTATAATGGCTACCATGAACTTGCATATCTCCATCCGGCACACTTCCGTCCTGATCCGGACTTCCTTTTGTCCCTTGGCCTGGACAGGAATGAAAGGATCATCGTACTAAGGTTCGTGTCCTGGGGTGCAAGCCATGATGTGGGCCAGCATGGCGTCACTAATAAGCTGGAGATGGTACGGGAACTGGGAAAATACGGAAAAGTATTCATAACTTCAGAACAGAAATTAGAACCGGAACTGGAGCAATATCGCATACATCTGAGGCCGGACAAGCTGCATGACCTGCTGTACTATGCCAGCCTGTATGTAGGTGACGGCGGTACGACAGCCGTGGAAAGTGCTATACTCGGCACTCCTTCGATATATGTTTCATCTCTGGTGGGTACAATGGGTAACTTTACCGAACTTGAAGAGAAGTACGGGCTGATGTACAGCTTTAATGATTCGGGACAGGCACTCCAGAAGGCCGTGGAGATACTCAACAATAAGCATGCCAAGCAGGAATGGGATAAGAAGAAGGATGACCTTATACGTGATAAGATAGATGTAACCGGTTTTGTAGTGGCATATATGGATTTTATCTCCAGCCAGTCCAGAAAGTGA
- a CDS encoding right-handed parallel beta-helix repeat-containing protein, producing MRNKGKILSGKSLLPEKIVLPLLVLAVLIILYLTYGYFIPEKEEVPVKADIIVTKNQTITVTEAGTGIVIYNGTNDHEAIRKAVSAIDQGIVLFDGGNYKVASSIVLNSGITVIGKDCTITGHSVFRISDAADVTVKGFDFSNPDENYGRHSGTKSIIEITNSRDCQILENTFRNFGDYGLYVSTLSPLHHSTRITIKDNQFLDYGYCGIMIGKQASQIFVEGNLFRDINTRKINPNSYGVALAKGSSTYRYSEYIYIRNNVVENNPMWEGIDSHGANHVYILDNTITDCRIPISVAQINSDNLYPEPVHNVTIKGNYIKGNMSATKQDSGIYVIGGRGSGGLIQPYRDIIISGNTVSDVNNWLHSNDGGIVLMNVDGARVFGNRISNVGGTGINLAGANNVQVYDNDIKKLVRISKPIYGISVSQAKDSYIIDIRDNTIDIRKNCIYYDADYAFTHK from the coding sequence ATGAGAAACAAAGGAAAAATCCTGTCCGGGAAGTCCCTTCTGCCTGAAAAGATAGTTTTACCTCTTCTGGTCCTTGCAGTCCTGATCATACTGTACCTCACTTACGGATACTTTATCCCGGAGAAGGAGGAAGTGCCTGTGAAGGCCGATATCATAGTGACTAAGAATCAGACCATAACGGTCACGGAAGCAGGTACCGGGATAGTCATATATAATGGCACAAATGATCACGAGGCCATCAGGAAGGCGGTGAGCGCCATAGATCAGGGTATCGTACTGTTCGATGGGGGGAATTACAAGGTTGCTTCTTCCATTGTTCTCAACTCAGGCATTACAGTTATCGGAAAAGACTGCACGATAACAGGACACAGCGTATTCAGGATCTCTGATGCAGCAGATGTCACTGTAAAAGGGTTCGACTTCAGCAATCCGGATGAGAACTACGGCCGTCACTCCGGCACCAAGAGCATAATAGAAATAACTAACAGCAGAGACTGCCAGATCCTGGAGAACACGTTCAGGAACTTTGGCGATTACGGCCTGTACGTATCAACACTCTCCCCGCTTCATCACAGCACCCGCATAACCATAAAAGATAACCAGTTCCTTGATTATGGCTACTGCGGTATTATGATAGGAAAGCAGGCAAGCCAGATATTTGTCGAGGGCAACCTGTTCAGGGATATAAACACAAGGAAAATAAACCCCAACTCTTATGGGGTGGCCCTTGCAAAAGGCAGCAGCACATACAGGTATTCCGAATACATATACATCCGCAATAATGTCGTCGAGAACAATCCCATGTGGGAAGGTATCGACAGCCATGGCGCAAACCATGTCTACATCCTGGACAATACCATAACGGACTGCAGGATACCGATTTCCGTTGCCCAGATAAACAGCGATAACCTCTATCCTGAACCCGTACATAATGTCACCATCAAGGGGAACTACATCAAAGGGAATATGAGCGCAACAAAACAGGACTCGGGCATCTATGTGATCGGTGGACGTGGTTCCGGAGGGCTCATCCAGCCATACAGGGATATTATCATATCCGGTAACACTGTCAGCGATGTGAACAACTGGCTTCACTCCAATGACGGGGGAATAGTGCTGATGAATGTCGACGGTGCCAGGGTTTTTGGCAACAGGATCTCGAATGTAGGAGGAACCGGCATCAATCTGGCAGGCGCGAACAATGTTCAGGTATATGACAATGACATAAAGAAGCTTGTCCGGATATCCAAGCCTATTTACGGCATTAGTGTGTCGCAGGCCAAGGATTCGTACATAATTGATATCAGGGACAACACAATAGACATCAGAAAGAACTGCATCTATTATGATGCCGATTATGCCTTCACCCACAAATAA
- a CDS encoding right-handed parallel beta-helix repeat-containing protein, producing the protein MDLRKTISILAVLLFLNLCLGAATSAAATGGTGDYSVSISKSSGTTVVKTADGKTVYTGTNDAEAVRSALNSISQGTILFNPGTYTISSPVVVKSNIELVGNGAVMKGYTIFRMNGAANIIIRGFEFSNPDANYLARASGAGLVDIINSKDITVRDNTFRNFRDYGVNVAVSSTSHYNRNISIKNNSFLDYGYAGVMIGKQSNYIYVDENTFKNINTRKLNANAYGVAIAKGSITYKYSEYIYIRKNHIENNPVWEGIDSHGANYVYILDNTVINCKIPIIVAQINSEGTYPEPVHHVTITGNYVRGNLKSADKQHSGIHVLGARNNVQPYQNAIVSDNTIADVNSWLVSDDGGIVLRDVKGGTIENNQMSNVGGTGIYLLNADSLLIQNNNVKSMFGISGPTKGLKLMPVNKDCTITVKNNVFDSSVVYHSYGYSNWGYKYRVSVLNQDTSKFYNPNGVLQLTILKEPVPSAPASTDMNIYKSGTTTTVKAADGKTLYSGNSDMDAIMAAVNAADKNTIVFNEGTYSISSAIALKSDITLQGNKAVLSGYNIFRMNGLTNVTVSGFVFSNPDAQYLGRAGNNGLIDIQNSNNVIVRDNTFRNFRDFGIFLATRTASDSNKQITIKNNQFLDYGYCGIMIGKQASQLHIEENVFRNINTRAMYANSYGIAVMKAGSSSAYSEYIYIRNNVLENNPTGEAIDSHGANYLFIENNVITDCRMPMYIVQVNDDDAYPAALSNLSVTGNTINGNYAAEKQDPGIYVFGGRNKAGTVTKPYQNVDISGNKIKDVNNWLLGNDGAIVMKDVGGAMLSGNEISGAGGTGINLQNSGDVIVQNNIISGLRTLSGPTMCIKMLPVDKKYNVLLRSNDLDASASYHAYSYSTFGYVYQVSVSDQDVSKFYFANDGIELIFLDEPSGSELPVADASTRYVKAGTPATFYGGESSDRYGIISYSWDFDASNGIQKDATGMTVTRTFEKTGRYVVTLTVSNVKGQAATDTLTVIVS; encoded by the coding sequence ATGGATCTTCGGAAAACAATCAGCATTTTAGCTGTTCTTTTGTTCCTTAACCTGTGTTTAGGAGCAGCAACTTCCGCAGCAGCCACCGGTGGCACTGGAGACTATTCGGTCAGCATCTCTAAAAGTTCCGGCACAACTGTTGTTAAAACCGCTGACGGAAAAACCGTCTATACCGGCACCAACGATGCTGAAGCTGTCAGGTCAGCTTTGAACTCTATAAGCCAGGGTACTATCCTGTTCAACCCCGGAACCTACACCATAAGTTCACCAGTTGTGGTCAAGTCCAACATTGAGCTGGTAGGTAATGGTGCTGTAATGAAAGGTTACACGATATTCCGGATGAATGGAGCCGCCAACATTATTATAAGAGGGTTCGAGTTCAGCAACCCTGATGCAAACTACCTTGCCCGCGCCAGCGGAGCAGGCCTTGTCGATATAATCAACAGCAAGGACATCACTGTAAGGGATAATACCTTCCGCAATTTCAGGGATTACGGAGTAAATGTTGCTGTCAGTTCCACATCCCACTACAACAGGAACATAAGCATAAAGAATAACAGCTTCCTTGATTATGGCTATGCCGGCGTGATGATAGGCAAGCAGTCCAACTATATCTACGTCGACGAGAACACCTTCAAGAACATAAACACCAGGAAACTTAATGCCAACGCATACGGCGTTGCCATTGCCAAGGGCAGTATCACCTACAAATACTCCGAATATATCTACATCAGGAAGAACCATATAGAAAACAACCCGGTATGGGAAGGCATAGACAGCCACGGTGCGAACTATGTGTATATCCTGGACAACACGGTGATCAACTGTAAGATACCTATCATAGTAGCGCAGATCAATAGTGAGGGTACATATCCCGAGCCAGTGCACCACGTGACCATTACAGGCAACTATGTCAGAGGAAACCTGAAGTCGGCAGACAAGCAGCACTCAGGTATACACGTACTTGGCGCCCGCAACAATGTCCAGCCATACCAGAATGCGATAGTGTCCGATAACACCATAGCGGATGTCAACAGCTGGCTGGTCAGCGATGACGGAGGCATAGTGCTCAGGGATGTAAAGGGAGGGACCATAGAGAACAACCAGATGTCAAACGTGGGCGGCACAGGCATATACCTGCTCAACGCGGACAGCCTCCTCATCCAGAACAACAATGTGAAGAGCATGTTCGGGATATCAGGCCCCACCAAGGGACTGAAGCTTATGCCCGTCAATAAGGACTGCACAATAACCGTTAAGAACAACGTTTTTGACAGTTCTGTGGTGTACCACTCTTACGGATACAGCAACTGGGGCTATAAATATCGTGTGAGTGTGCTGAACCAGGACACCTCCAAGTTCTATAACCCCAACGGAGTACTGCAGCTGACGATACTCAAAGAGCCGGTGCCTTCCGCACCTGCAAGCACAGATATGAACATCTACAAGAGCGGGACCACTACAACGGTCAAGGCAGCCGATGGAAAGACACTCTACAGCGGAAACAGTGATATGGATGCGATTATGGCTGCAGTGAATGCGGCAGATAAGAACACCATTGTATTCAATGAAGGTACATACAGCATCAGTTCCGCGATAGCCCTCAAGTCGGACATTACACTGCAAGGTAACAAGGCAGTGCTCAGTGGCTACAACATATTCAGGATGAATGGCCTGACAAATGTCACGGTCAGCGGTTTTGTGTTCAGCAACCCGGATGCACAATACCTCGGGCGTGCCGGGAACAACGGACTCATTGATATCCAGAACAGTAATAATGTGATTGTCAGGGATAACACCTTCCGTAACTTCAGGGACTTCGGCATATTCCTCGCTACCCGTACAGCATCCGACAGCAATAAGCAGATCACGATCAAGAACAACCAGTTCCTTGATTACGGTTATTGTGGAATTATGATAGGAAAGCAGGCAAGCCAGCTCCATATAGAGGAAAACGTCTTCAGGAACATCAATACCAGAGCCATGTATGCAAACTCCTATGGCATTGCTGTCATGAAAGCAGGCAGTTCATCGGCGTACTCTGAGTACATCTACATCCGCAACAATGTCCTTGAGAACAACCCCACCGGAGAAGCTATAGACAGTCACGGAGCCAACTATCTTTTCATTGAGAACAACGTCATCACAGACTGCAGGATGCCGATGTATATCGTCCAGGTCAACGATGACGATGCATATCCAGCCGCGCTCAGCAACCTGTCCGTGACAGGCAATACCATCAATGGAAACTATGCCGCTGAAAAACAGGACCCGGGCATCTATGTCTTCGGAGGCCGCAACAAGGCAGGAACAGTGACAAAGCCGTATCAGAATGTCGATATATCAGGCAATAAGATAAAGGATGTCAATAACTGGCTGCTGGGCAATGACGGTGCCATCGTCATGAAGGACGTTGGCGGGGCAATGCTCTCAGGCAATGAGATATCAGGTGCAGGAGGTACAGGCATCAACCTGCAGAACTCAGGTGATGTGATCGTGCAGAACAACATCATCAGCGGTCTCAGAACACTGTCAGGGCCCACCATGTGTATCAAGATGCTGCCCGTGGACAAGAAATACAATGTGCTGCTCAGGAGCAATGACCTTGATGCCTCTGCAAGCTATCACGCATATTCATACTCCACTTTCGGGTATGTATACCAGGTAAGCGTGTCTGACCAGGATGTATCTAAATTCTATTTTGCCAACGACGGCATTGAACTTATCTTCCTGGACGAGCCTTCTGGCAGTGAACTTCCGGTCGCTGATGCCAGTACAAGATATGTTAAGGCAGGCACCCCCGCTACGTTCTATGGAGGGGAATCCAGCGACAGATACGGGATAATCTCATACTCGTGGGACTTTGATGCATCCAATGGTATCCAGAAGGATGCCACCGGCATGACGGTCACACGTACTTTCGAGAAGACCGGCAGGTATGTCGTTACCCTGACAGTGAGCAATGTGAAAGGTCAGGCGGCCACAGACACTTTAACAGTGATCGTAAGCTGA
- a CDS encoding right-handed parallel beta-helix repeat-containing protein — protein sequence MYVKRKTIGLLLAFLVLNISLGAALSSAAVGDGSTEVNYSVSISKDAGITRVQTIDGKILYSGTNDVQAFNTAVNAISKGTILVNQGTYNIATPVALKSNIELVGKNAIIKGYNVFTITSATNVTVRGFEFSNPTATYTAIASSRGFINIVNSNNCLIEGNTFRNFRDYGVYVGVSSTSHYNRNISIKNNSFLDYGYAGVMIGKQSNYIYVEDNTFKNINMRKVNANAYGIAVAKGSNSYKHSEYIYIRNNWIENSPVWEGIDSHGANHVYIQDNTVINCKVPIAVSYQTNEGTYPLPVHTIVITGNYVKGNMNAPEKQHSGIHVLGARNYAKPYTNVTVSGNTVVDVNSWLVSDDGGIVLRDVDGVVVDNNLITGVGGTGINLNNVNNALVQNNDVKNLKKISGSTMGVKMSPVARSFTATIKNNKFDSTVNYHGYSYPKSSNVYTVTLVNQVQSKFTGALRLNVQTDSNAITSPYTPPLTPPQPGAVNEDTSDNTDNTDLTNSWIGISKNAGTTVVKTEDGTVVYSGSNDVEAVKAALNNAYQGTIVFEEGTYAISSAIALNSDTELVGNNAVLSGYNIFTIKDETNITIRGFEFSNPDEEYLGRAGNNGLLDIQNSENITVRDNTFRNFRDFGIYLATRTTSDHNKQITVRDNQFLDYGYCGIMIGKQASNVTVEDNLFRNINVRAMYPNSYGVAVMKSSSAYEYSEYVYIRGNTIENNPVSEGIDSHGANNLYIENNTIRDTRIPIILIHVNDDDNYPEALHNLSVTGNSVIGNLSLDKQDAGIYIFGGISKDGTVVQPYQAVKVSGNNITDVNNWLLNEGGAIMLRNTDGAVIENNEISGAGVAGINLDNADNVVMQNNSVSSMRDISGSSTIGVKLLANGTDFNATLISNTFDSSVAYHARAESESGNVYEVSVRDQDTSMFDNSNDGMRLVVPEDTEPSESSVEGPVANAGGRLTDDGNTVVFYGGESSDSYGIVSYSWDFDASNGIQKDATGMKVTHTFEEPGNYVVTLTVTNMKGQISTDTITVIVK from the coding sequence ATGTATGTTAAAAGAAAAACAATAGGCCTTTTATTGGCTTTTTTAGTCCTTAATATAAGTTTAGGGGCAGCGCTCTCTTCAGCAGCCGTCGGCGACGGCTCAACAGAGGTGAACTACTCAGTAAGCATATCTAAAGACGCCGGCATTACGCGGGTACAGACAATCGACGGCAAGATCCTATACAGCGGCACCAACGATGTACAGGCCTTTAATACCGCGGTCAATGCTATCAGTAAAGGTACTATTCTTGTCAATCAGGGAACGTACAATATCGCCACTCCCGTTGCGCTCAAGTCTAATATTGAACTTGTAGGAAAGAATGCAATAATAAAGGGATACAACGTATTTACGATAACCAGTGCGACAAACGTCACAGTAAGGGGTTTCGAGTTCAGTAACCCTACTGCAACATATACTGCAATTGCTTCCAGCAGAGGCTTTATCAACATCGTCAACAGCAACAACTGTCTGATAGAGGGGAACACCTTCCGTAACTTCAGGGATTACGGAGTCTACGTAGGAGTCAGTTCCACATCCCACTACAACAGGAACATAAGCATAAAGAATAACAGCTTCCTTGATTATGGTTATGCTGGCGTGATGATCGGTAAGCAGTCCAACTACATATATGTGGAGGATAACACCTTCAAGAACATCAATATGAGGAAGGTCAACGCCAATGCATACGGGATAGCAGTTGCCAAGGGAAGCAATTCCTACAAACACTCAGAATATATCTATATCAGGAACAACTGGATAGAGAACTCTCCCGTATGGGAAGGTATCGACAGCCATGGTGCAAACCATGTTTATATCCAGGATAATACAGTCATCAACTGTAAGGTGCCCATAGCGGTCTCCTACCAGACCAATGAAGGCACATATCCTTTGCCAGTTCACACCATAGTCATTACCGGAAATTATGTAAAGGGGAACATGAACGCCCCTGAGAAGCAGCACTCCGGCATACACGTACTTGGTGCACGCAACTACGCAAAACCATATACAAACGTGACTGTATCGGGCAACACTGTCGTCGATGTCAACAGCTGGCTTGTCAGCGATGACGGAGGAATTGTTCTCAGGGATGTTGACGGGGTCGTCGTCGACAACAATCTCATTACCGGCGTGGGCGGAACAGGCATTAACCTGAACAATGTGAACAATGCGCTGGTGCAGAACAATGATGTCAAGAACCTGAAGAAGATATCAGGCTCAACGATGGGTGTCAAAATGTCACCTGTTGCAAGGAGCTTTACCGCCACAATAAAGAACAACAAGTTTGACAGCACTGTGAACTATCATGGATATTCTTACCCGAAGAGTAGTAACGTCTATACCGTGACCCTGGTCAACCAGGTACAGTCAAAGTTCACAGGCGCTCTGAGGCTTAATGTTCAGACAGACTCAAATGCCATTACGTCACCCTACACCCCACCACTTACACCACCACAGCCTGGCGCCGTAAATGAGGATACATCAGATAACACTGATAACACTGATCTCACCAACTCATGGATAGGCATTTCCAAGAACGCCGGCACCACTGTTGTCAAGACAGAGGATGGTACCGTAGTGTACAGTGGAAGCAATGACGTTGAAGCTGTCAAAGCTGCCCTGAACAACGCATATCAGGGAACTATAGTTTTCGAGGAGGGAACCTATGCTATAAGCTCGGCTATTGCTCTCAATTCAGACACGGAACTGGTAGGGAACAATGCTGTGCTCAGTGGATACAATATATTCACCATAAAGGATGAAACAAACATCACCATAAGAGGATTCGAGTTCAGTAACCCTGACGAGGAGTACCTCGGACGTGCCGGGAACAACGGACTCCTTGATATCCAGAACAGCGAGAACATCACTGTCCGGGACAACACCTTCCGCAACTTCAGGGACTTCGGCATATACCTTGCCACCCGCACAACATCCGATCACAACAAGCAGATCACTGTAAGGGACAACCAGTTCCTTGATTACGGTTATTGTGGAATTATGATCGGCAAGCAGGCAAGCAATGTAACTGTTGAGGACAACCTGTTCAGGAACATCAATGTAAGGGCCATGTACCCGAACTCCTACGGAGTGGCGGTCATGAAATCAAGCAGCGCATATGAGTATTCCGAGTATGTGTATATCCGTGGGAACACTATCGAGAACAACCCCGTATCAGAGGGTATCGACAGTCACGGAGCTAACAACCTCTACATTGAGAACAACACCATCAGGGATACCAGGATACCCATCATCCTTATCCACGTCAACGATGATGATAACTATCCTGAGGCACTGCATAATCTCTCAGTGACCGGAAACTCCGTTATAGGAAACCTCAGCCTTGACAAACAGGATGCAGGTATCTATATCTTCGGAGGCATCAGCAAGGACGGAACCGTCGTTCAGCCTTACCAGGCAGTGAAGGTCTCCGGTAACAACATTACTGATGTCAATAACTGGCTTCTCAATGAAGGCGGAGCCATCATGCTGCGTAACACAGACGGAGCTGTCATTGAGAACAATGAGATCTCCGGGGCAGGCGTCGCAGGTATCAACCTGGATAATGCGGACAATGTCGTCATGCAGAACAACTCCGTCAGTAGCATGAGAGATATCTCAGGCTCCTCCACCATTGGAGTAAAGTTGCTGGCAAACGGTACGGACTTCAATGCAACCCTCATAAGCAACACCTTCGACAGCTCCGTGGCTTACCATGCCCGTGCAGAGAGCGAGTCCGGAAATGTCTATGAAGTGAGCGTAAGGGACCAGGATACATCCATGTTCGATAACTCGAACGATGGCATGAGACTGGTGGTTCCGGAGGATACTGAACCTTCAGAATCTTCAGTGGAGGGGCCGGTAGCAAATGCAGGAGGCAGGTTAACTGATGACGGGAACACCGTGGTGTTCTATGGAGGCGAATCCTCCGACAGTTATGGAATAGTCAGCTATTCATGGGACTTTGATGCATCCAACGGCATCCAGAAGGATGCCACCGGCATGAAGGTCACACATACTTTCGAGGAACCCGGCAATTATGTTGTCACCCTTACAGTGACAAACATGAAGGGGCAGATAAGCACGGACACTATAACAGTGATCGTGAAGTAA